From the Ruania alkalisoli genome, one window contains:
- a CDS encoding helix-turn-helix transcriptional regulator: protein MLAVTPDDWSNIVRDRRRDLGLTQAALAERIGMTRQWVVRFENGYAETATIEHATRLAEVLELEIDIQVPVP from the coding sequence ATGCTGGCGGTCACCCCAGATGACTGGAGCAACATCGTGCGGGATCGTCGTCGCGACCTCGGACTTACCCAGGCTGCGCTCGCCGAGCGCATCGGGATGACCAGGCAGTGGGTGGTCCGGTTCGAGAACGGCTACGCCGAGACGGCAACGATCGAGCACGCAACGCGTCTCGCCGAGGTCTTGGAGCTCGAGATCGACATCCAGGTCCCAGTGCCGTGA
- a CDS encoding type II toxin-antitoxin system HipA family toxin, with the protein MSAHLTAYLDGTRVGWFERHAAGVAFAFDDGWRRSARRLELSLSMLKSRREHRGDAPINFLWNLLPDNDAVLQRWGSRFGVSPRNPMALLTHVGLEAAGAVQLSEHDDAILSAPAGAERISEQQLAEHIRSLRADPSNWLLPGHVGGYFSLAGAQSKFALTWTGRSWAVPTGRSASTHIVKPGIYGLDQGDLNEHLTMRAASLLGLSVANSRVEQFDDERVVVVERYDRRRRADGVVRLHQEDLAQALGVHPARKYQSEGGPGLMQIVDAIRQARGRDAGSSIAAIFDATLFNWAALGTDGHAKNYSLLHDQVRGPRLAPLYDLTTALPYPSLNDRRARLAMSYGKRYKVAEIRPRHILREARAIGIDEEEAVRRARHLVSGLAEAYSQAAGEVQLDDASRAFVATLIDAAHARCRTLTAQLDEMSVP; encoded by the coding sequence GTGAGCGCGCATCTGACCGCTTACCTCGACGGCACCCGAGTGGGCTGGTTCGAGCGGCACGCGGCGGGAGTGGCGTTCGCATTCGACGATGGATGGCGAAGGTCCGCCAGGCGGTTAGAACTCTCGCTCTCCATGCTGAAATCGCGGCGCGAGCACCGCGGCGACGCGCCGATCAACTTCCTCTGGAACCTCCTGCCTGACAACGACGCGGTGCTCCAGCGGTGGGGTAGCAGGTTCGGGGTCAGCCCCCGAAACCCCATGGCTCTGCTGACGCATGTAGGGCTCGAGGCCGCGGGTGCCGTACAACTCTCCGAACACGATGATGCGATCCTCTCCGCACCCGCGGGCGCGGAGAGGATCAGCGAGCAGCAGCTTGCCGAACACATCCGCTCCCTTCGAGCCGATCCCAGCAACTGGTTGCTGCCTGGCCACGTGGGCGGCTACTTCTCGCTGGCGGGCGCTCAGTCGAAGTTTGCCCTCACCTGGACTGGACGTAGCTGGGCGGTGCCGACAGGGCGTTCTGCTTCGACCCACATCGTCAAGCCGGGCATCTACGGACTTGACCAGGGTGATCTGAATGAGCACCTGACGATGCGTGCCGCATCGCTGCTCGGTCTGAGTGTCGCGAACAGTCGCGTGGAGCAGTTCGACGATGAACGGGTGGTCGTCGTCGAACGCTATGACCGCCGTCGGAGGGCCGACGGTGTTGTCCGCCTCCACCAGGAAGACCTCGCCCAGGCGCTTGGGGTCCATCCGGCGCGGAAGTACCAATCCGAAGGAGGGCCCGGTCTCATGCAGATCGTCGACGCCATCCGCCAGGCACGGGGGCGAGACGCGGGATCGAGCATCGCTGCGATCTTCGATGCCACCCTCTTCAACTGGGCCGCCCTCGGGACGGACGGCCATGCCAAGAACTACTCCTTGCTCCACGACCAGGTGCGTGGACCCCGGCTTGCCCCGCTCTACGACCTCACGACCGCTCTGCCCTACCCTTCCCTCAACGACCGCAGGGCCAGGCTCGCGATGTCCTACGGCAAGCGCTACAAGGTGGCTGAGATACGGCCCCGGCACATTCTCCGAGAAGCCCGCGCCATCGGGATCGACGAGGAAGAGGCTGTGCGTCGTGCGCGACACCTCGTGAGTGGGCTCGCCGAGGCATACAGCCAGGCTGCAGGCGAAGTCCAGCTCGACGATGCGAGTCGCGCCTTCGTCGCCACCCTCATCGACGCAGCCCATGCCCGCTGTCGCACACTGACAGCACAACTCGACGAGATGTCGGTGCCGTGA
- the rsmI gene encoding 16S rRNA (cytidine(1402)-2'-O)-methyltransferase yields the protein MPTEIRPGTIVLAATPIGDPDDASVRLRGLLASADLIAAEDTRRLRALAARLEVTIGGRVVSYHEHNEAGRGEELVQAAQDGQIVLVVTDAGMPAVSDPGYRVVRAAAEAGVPVTAAPGPSAVLTAIALSGLPSDRFCFEGFLPRKAGDRERVLTALATEQRTMVFFESPHRIEATLTAMAGVFGGARQAAACRELTKTYEEVRRGPLAELVEWAGGEMRGELTVVVTGAAPEVSRPEDYVDAVLERVATGERLKEAVAAVAHSVGVSKRELYEAALRAR from the coding sequence GTGCCGACCGAGATCCGCCCCGGAACGATCGTCCTCGCCGCAACCCCGATCGGTGATCCCGACGATGCCTCGGTGCGGCTGCGAGGTCTGCTCGCCTCAGCCGACCTGATCGCCGCGGAGGACACCCGGCGGCTGCGGGCGCTCGCGGCCCGCCTCGAGGTGACCATCGGCGGCCGGGTGGTCAGCTACCACGAGCACAACGAGGCCGGCCGGGGTGAGGAACTGGTGCAGGCTGCTCAGGACGGGCAGATCGTGCTCGTCGTGACCGACGCCGGCATGCCCGCCGTCTCCGACCCCGGCTACCGGGTGGTGCGCGCCGCCGCCGAGGCAGGCGTCCCCGTGACGGCGGCCCCCGGCCCGAGTGCCGTTCTCACCGCGATCGCACTCTCCGGTCTGCCCAGTGACCGGTTCTGCTTCGAGGGCTTCCTTCCCCGCAAGGCGGGGGACCGGGAGCGCGTGCTCACCGCCCTCGCGACCGAGCAGCGCACCATGGTCTTCTTCGAGTCCCCGCACCGGATCGAGGCCACCCTGACGGCGATGGCCGGCGTGTTCGGGGGCGCTCGCCAGGCCGCGGCGTGCCGGGAGCTGACCAAGACCTACGAGGAGGTACGCCGGGGCCCGCTCGCGGAGCTGGTCGAATGGGCCGGGGGTGAGATGCGGGGAGAACTCACCGTGGTGGTGACCGGTGCTGCACCCGAGGTGAGCCGACCGGAGGACTACGTGGACGCCGTCCTGGAACGGGTGGCGACGGGAGAGCGACTGAAGGAGGCGGTGGCCGCAGTTGCCCATTCGGTCGGGGTGAGCAAACGGGAGCTGTACGAAGCGGCGTTGCGGGCGCGGTGA
- a CDS encoding phosphodiester glycosidase family protein, protein MSLLTAPPRRSAPGRRGLATLLGAIVAAPLVTVTLSTPAHASNADLIESMNLDDSGHAVITYQDHRTVAPGVDLVSVTRIEDEGRLDMDILVADLGSGQVRADYMYPGVVSDAVPVSQMMAENGAVAAVNGSFFDINNSNAPQGIGISSTAGIVTVPDGAGDQPVVFTTDGRGSIAPVEYTGRAVFNGDLEIEISGVNTPILQSGNVALFDSRWGDYTRTRAAGEGAVEVAIDTDANTVVQVSEGAGTGAVPAGVVYLAARAGDAADALRELSAGDTVEITQDVTSTAGEIASAIGANHLLLEDGTVQPHSDQNLHPRTGVGFTDGGNTMLLVTVDGRMQTSRGLSLTQFGTLFDQLGADDAVNLDGGGSSTMSVREPTTEPSERSMSTFSLDPNVPNTPSDGYERPVPNGIGLFVEEGSGIVDQYVVRTQMDAPETARVFPGLHRTLVAHGVDEMGTYIPDTAPEWTGSGSASVTPGSASTATVTGNDAGEAQVTAATGDASGTLDITVLGQLQRLSTSESALQLPDRATARELTIYGHDDDGFRAPIEAQDITVEGDEDRTFILEPGEHSTYVVSSDAETASARMTFTVNETSIDVAFTVGFEERMVFDFEDVDTWRTTGARSTSSADPAPGAGHDGNGAVALTYDFSQSTGTRTANARPEADHPGYEVPGQPSEITLWVRGESSSGANAETYVGYSDADGAWKYIYGPAPEGTEWQQISYPVPEGTPYPIRIRMVSAYETSGAQSYTGTMWFDDLTAQVPPQVELPSEELLTDDVIAETGATADAPLRVAVMSDAQFVGRNPDSSIVQAARETLQEIVAAEPDVLIINGDLVDEAATEDFDLAREVLDDELAGADFPWYYVPGNHEIAGAPIDNFVAEFGDTFGTFDIDGVRFITLDNSPSQFSHNVDQLHMLQRQLDDAAANPEIDAVVVAQHMPIDDPLPERASQMSNRLDAEDQRRWLQEFTESSGKPVALVGAHVGIFHAKTEDGIPMLINGNSGKNPTTSSFGSFTGWTMLGIDREAAQEGPVAPWIEAEVMTRVQEIDLGIPGDGQEEAQDEAAVQALAAQETTLLAGDVLTLEPSITQDDTRVVPVAWPMSHSWTGSDGVWIGDPAQAPAHAVLALDPATNELHALRAGEATLTLAVNNATQSLTVTVAGITGQVPTIDGTPQAGETVTAEAGTWGPDGVTLAYQWFADTAILDGATDPAFTPGEEQVGRTLRVEVTGAHPDYPSLTLTSAPSAPVAPAEVVPPSLELSIDEVRVGESLEITGRNFSALADLEIRLEPDNLIIGEATAGEDGSFTTTVTIPESATDGLATIRVADPGTMLEASSALMILPAAGEENPGGEETPGGEDETPGDQTPGGESPAVSHRAAIRRPPAGTSRAGCPPRVPPA, encoded by the coding sequence TTGTCCCTGCTCACAGCACCACCGAGGCGCTCAGCGCCGGGCCGACGAGGCCTCGCCACCCTGCTGGGCGCGATCGTCGCCGCGCCGTTGGTCACGGTCACCCTGAGCACCCCCGCCCACGCATCGAACGCCGACCTCATCGAGTCCATGAACCTCGATGACTCCGGTCACGCGGTGATCACCTATCAAGACCATCGCACTGTGGCCCCAGGCGTGGACCTCGTGAGCGTGACGCGCATCGAGGACGAGGGCCGCCTGGACATGGACATTCTCGTGGCCGACCTCGGATCCGGGCAGGTCCGCGCCGACTACATGTACCCCGGGGTGGTCTCGGACGCCGTACCCGTCTCGCAGATGATGGCGGAGAACGGAGCGGTCGCCGCGGTCAACGGCAGCTTCTTCGACATCAACAACTCCAACGCCCCGCAGGGGATCGGCATCTCCTCCACCGCCGGGATCGTCACCGTGCCCGACGGCGCAGGCGACCAGCCGGTGGTGTTCACCACCGATGGTCGCGGGAGCATCGCACCGGTCGAGTACACCGGCCGCGCCGTGTTCAACGGCGACCTCGAGATCGAGATCTCCGGAGTCAACACCCCGATCCTGCAGTCCGGGAACGTCGCGCTCTTCGACAGCCGTTGGGGCGACTACACGCGCACCCGCGCCGCAGGTGAGGGTGCGGTCGAGGTGGCGATCGACACCGACGCCAACACGGTCGTGCAGGTATCCGAGGGGGCCGGCACAGGAGCAGTGCCGGCCGGCGTCGTCTATCTCGCGGCCCGTGCAGGAGATGCCGCGGACGCTCTGCGCGAACTGAGCGCCGGCGACACCGTGGAGATCACCCAAGATGTCACCTCCACCGCCGGCGAGATCGCCAGCGCCATCGGCGCCAATCACCTGCTGCTGGAAGACGGAACTGTCCAGCCCCACAGCGACCAGAACCTGCACCCACGTACCGGCGTCGGCTTCACTGACGGCGGCAACACCATGCTGCTGGTAACGGTCGACGGACGGATGCAGACCAGCCGTGGGCTGAGCCTGACCCAGTTCGGCACCCTCTTCGACCAGCTCGGCGCCGACGACGCCGTCAACCTCGACGGTGGCGGTTCCTCCACCATGTCGGTGCGCGAGCCCACCACGGAGCCCAGCGAGCGGTCGATGAGCACGTTCAGCCTCGACCCGAATGTGCCCAACACTCCGTCGGACGGGTACGAGCGCCCGGTTCCCAACGGCATCGGCCTCTTCGTCGAGGAAGGTAGCGGCATCGTCGACCAGTACGTCGTCCGCACGCAGATGGACGCACCGGAGACGGCACGGGTGTTCCCCGGCCTGCACCGCACGCTCGTGGCCCACGGCGTGGACGAGATGGGCACCTATATCCCGGACACCGCCCCGGAGTGGACGGGGTCCGGCTCAGCCAGCGTGACACCGGGCTCGGCCAGCACAGCAACGGTCACCGGCAACGACGCCGGCGAGGCCCAGGTCACTGCTGCGACAGGCGATGCCAGCGGCACCCTCGACATCACCGTGCTCGGCCAGTTGCAGCGTCTGAGCACCTCCGAATCAGCGCTCCAGCTTCCCGACCGGGCTACCGCTCGCGAGCTGACCATCTACGGCCACGACGATGACGGCTTCCGCGCGCCCATCGAGGCTCAGGACATCACCGTGGAGGGCGACGAGGACAGGACCTTCATTCTCGAACCCGGTGAGCACAGCACCTACGTCGTCAGCTCCGACGCTGAGACCGCCTCGGCGCGGATGACGTTCACCGTGAATGAGACGAGCATCGACGTGGCGTTCACGGTGGGTTTCGAGGAGCGCATGGTGTTCGACTTCGAGGATGTCGACACCTGGCGCACCACCGGTGCTCGGTCCACCTCCTCGGCCGACCCTGCCCCGGGCGCAGGCCACGACGGCAACGGTGCCGTGGCGCTGACCTACGATTTCTCCCAGTCGACCGGCACCCGGACTGCGAACGCGCGGCCGGAGGCCGATCATCCCGGCTACGAGGTTCCGGGACAGCCGAGCGAGATCACGCTGTGGGTGCGTGGCGAGTCCAGCAGCGGCGCCAACGCGGAGACCTACGTCGGCTATTCCGACGCCGATGGCGCCTGGAAGTACATCTACGGCCCCGCCCCGGAAGGCACCGAATGGCAGCAGATCAGCTACCCGGTCCCCGAGGGGACGCCTTACCCCATCCGGATCCGGATGGTCAGTGCCTACGAAACCTCGGGCGCGCAGTCGTACACCGGCACGATGTGGTTCGACGATCTCACCGCCCAGGTTCCCCCGCAGGTCGAGCTGCCCAGCGAGGAGCTCCTCACCGATGACGTGATCGCCGAGACCGGCGCCACGGCCGATGCCCCGTTGCGGGTCGCGGTCATGTCGGACGCCCAATTCGTGGGGCGAAACCCGGACAGCAGCATCGTGCAGGCCGCCCGTGAGACTCTCCAGGAGATCGTGGCGGCAGAGCCTGATGTGCTCATCATCAACGGCGATCTCGTCGACGAAGCCGCGACCGAGGACTTCGACCTCGCCCGCGAGGTCCTGGACGACGAGCTCGCCGGGGCCGACTTCCCCTGGTACTACGTGCCCGGGAACCACGAGATCGCCGGTGCGCCGATCGACAACTTCGTCGCCGAGTTCGGGGACACGTTCGGCACGTTCGACATCGACGGCGTCCGCTTCATCACCCTCGACAACTCCCCCTCGCAGTTCTCCCACAACGTGGATCAGCTGCACATGCTGCAACGCCAGCTCGACGACGCAGCCGCCAACCCGGAGATCGACGCGGTCGTCGTGGCCCAGCACATGCCGATCGACGACCCACTGCCGGAGCGCGCCAGCCAGATGAGCAACCGGCTCGACGCCGAGGACCAGCGACGCTGGCTGCAGGAGTTCACCGAGAGCTCCGGCAAGCCCGTCGCGCTCGTCGGCGCCCACGTCGGAATCTTCCACGCGAAGACCGAGGACGGGATCCCGATGCTCATCAACGGCAACTCCGGCAAGAACCCCACCACGAGCTCGTTCGGCTCGTTCACGGGGTGGACGATGCTGGGCATCGACCGGGAGGCAGCACAGGAAGGCCCGGTGGCGCCCTGGATCGAGGCCGAAGTCATGACGCGCGTGCAGGAGATCGACCTCGGCATCCCGGGCGACGGCCAGGAAGAGGCCCAGGACGAAGCCGCGGTCCAGGCACTGGCTGCGCAGGAGACCACCCTGCTCGCCGGTGACGTCCTCACCCTGGAGCCGAGCATCACCCAGGACGACACCCGAGTGGTGCCCGTGGCGTGGCCCATGAGCCACTCCTGGACCGGGTCCGATGGTGTCTGGATCGGTGACCCGGCCCAGGCTCCGGCGCACGCCGTACTGGCACTCGACCCCGCCACCAACGAGTTGCACGCCCTGCGGGCGGGTGAAGCCACTCTGACCCTCGCGGTCAACAACGCCACGCAGTCCCTGACGGTCACGGTTGCCGGGATCACCGGCCAGGTGCCCACGATCGACGGCACCCCGCAGGCAGGCGAAACGGTCACCGCCGAGGCGGGCACCTGGGGTCCGGACGGCGTGACGTTGGCCTACCAGTGGTTCGCCGACACGGCGATACTCGACGGCGCGACCGACCCCGCCTTCACCCCTGGTGAGGAGCAGGTGGGCCGGACGTTGCGGGTGGAGGTCACGGGAGCTCATCCGGACTACCCGTCGCTCACGCTGACCAGCGCCCCGAGCGCACCCGTGGCACCCGCCGAAGTCGTACCCCCATCGTTGGAGCTCTCCATCGACGAGGTCCGCGTGGGCGAGTCGCTGGAGATCACCGGCCGCAACTTCTCCGCGCTGGCCGATCTCGAGATCCGGTTGGAGCCGGACAATCTCATCATCGGCGAGGCGACAGCGGGCGAGGATGGCTCCTTCACCACCACGGTTACGATTCCCGAATCGGCCACCGACGGGCTCGCGACCATCCGCGTCGCCGATCCGGGCACGATGCTCGAGGCCTCGTCCGCGCTGATGATCCTCCCGGCTGCCGGCGAGGAGAACCCGGGCGGAGAGGAAACCCCCGGTGGGGAGGACGAGACGCCTGGTGATCAGACGCCGGGCGGAGAGTCCCCGGCGGTGAGTCACCGGGCAGCGATCAGGAGACCCCCGGCGGGGACCAGCAGGGCGGGCTGCCCACCACGGGTGCCGCCGGCCTGA
- a CDS encoding FAD-dependent oxidoreductase: MTAEQYDVVVVGGGPAGVPAAIQAARLGARTLLVEKNGGLGGTTTTAGINLPGLFHAWGEQVIAGIGWDLVARTIELAGWELPDFTDYHRPHWKLQVRVPIPLYAAVLSEAVAASGAELRLHTMVASAERTSGGYAVQLCGKEGLTRVSATHLVDCTGDADVVGILGLRRRRNEALQPATLTMRLSGYDMEDLDRAALEAACQRALDEGELQPADLGAKGAHVIIPFLAKRGENAIHLPGTDGATSSGRTDAEVAGRSAMLRIVRFLRRQPGLEGVQVEWAAAEVGVRETHTIVARRQITGGEYLAGTTWEDSLCYSFYPIDIHRPDGDGIAKTYLSEPTVATIPRDAMIPVQDAGIIVAGRCIDGDQDANSAFRVQATAMATGQVAGATAAVAASAGTDLAHAPLDQIRRELRAHGAIVPHKPANAA; encoded by the coding sequence GTGACGGCCGAGCAGTATGACGTGGTCGTGGTCGGTGGTGGACCGGCTGGTGTTCCGGCGGCCATCCAGGCGGCCCGGTTGGGGGCACGCACCTTGCTGGTGGAGAAGAACGGCGGTCTTGGTGGCACCACCACGACGGCCGGGATCAACCTGCCGGGCCTGTTCCACGCCTGGGGAGAGCAGGTGATCGCCGGGATCGGGTGGGATCTGGTCGCCCGCACGATCGAGCTCGCCGGGTGGGAGCTGCCGGACTTCACCGACTATCACCGGCCCCACTGGAAACTGCAGGTCCGGGTGCCGATCCCGCTGTACGCGGCGGTCCTGAGCGAGGCGGTCGCGGCCAGCGGTGCCGAGCTTCGCCTGCACACCATGGTCGCCAGCGCCGAGCGCACGAGCGGCGGCTATGCGGTGCAGCTGTGCGGCAAGGAGGGCCTCACCCGGGTGAGCGCTACCCACCTGGTGGACTGTACGGGGGACGCGGACGTCGTCGGGATCCTCGGGCTGCGGCGCCGCCGCAACGAGGCGTTGCAGCCGGCCACCCTGACCATGCGCCTGAGCGGCTACGACATGGAGGACCTGGATCGGGCGGCCCTGGAAGCTGCGTGCCAACGTGCGTTGGACGAGGGTGAGCTGCAGCCAGCCGATCTGGGAGCCAAGGGCGCGCACGTGATCATCCCGTTCCTGGCCAAACGTGGCGAGAACGCGATCCACCTGCCGGGAACTGACGGCGCCACCAGCTCCGGGCGCACCGACGCCGAGGTCGCCGGTCGATCGGCGATGCTACGCATCGTGCGGTTCCTGCGCCGCCAACCCGGGCTGGAGGGAGTGCAGGTGGAGTGGGCCGCGGCCGAGGTGGGCGTGCGCGAAACACACACGATCGTCGCCAGGCGGCAGATCACCGGCGGGGAGTATCTGGCCGGCACCACCTGGGAGGACTCGTTGTGCTACTCCTTCTACCCCATCGACATCCACCGCCCGGACGGTGACGGCATCGCGAAGACCTACCTGAGCGAACCCACCGTGGCCACCATTCCCAGAGACGCGATGATCCCAGTGCAGGACGCCGGGATCATCGTGGCCGGACGCTGCATCGACGGCGACCAGGACGCAAACTCCGCCTTCCGGGTCCAGGCCACCGCCATGGCCACCGGACAGGTCGCCGGCGCCACCGCCGCCGTCGCTGCGAGCGCCGGGACAGACCTCGCCCACGCCCCGCTGGACCAGATCCGACGGGAACTGCGAGCCCACGGAGCGATCGTGCCCCATAAGCCCGCGAATGCGGCCTGA
- the dgoD gene encoding galactonate dehydratase, translated as MSTGYSMPAADPATAARMGEADLRITAVETFRVSDRFLLVKVSSDAGIAGWGEPILESRAETVEAAVRELADLLIGEPVQIGRLWQRMHKSGFYRGGPILGSAVAGLDQALWDVLGKALGVPVHVLLGGPVREVLPLYAPANGADDAALAGRAQELIEAGYRMVKTAPEGPRDFLETPARLHATVRRWEQLAEVMGPDRTFAIDFHGRVSAADARVLLAELEPLRPAFVEEPLPPEFQGELSALTAGTTVPIATGERLYDRWEVAGVINSGVRVLQPDLSHCFGISEAMRIAAVASLRNVALAPHCATGPVAFASCAQLGFAVQEVMVQECHLELHNPGAGTLARFVDPASFTFRDGALVRPSAPGLGITVDEDAVRAAAADPQRHRSPVWQRTDGSYAEW; from the coding sequence ATGAGCACCGGGTACTCCATGCCAGCCGCTGATCCCGCCACAGCAGCGCGGATGGGCGAGGCCGATCTCCGCATCACGGCGGTCGAGACCTTCCGGGTCTCGGACCGGTTCCTGCTCGTCAAAGTCAGCTCCGACGCCGGGATCGCCGGCTGGGGCGAGCCGATCCTGGAGTCCCGGGCCGAGACTGTCGAAGCGGCCGTACGTGAGCTGGCTGACCTGCTGATCGGCGAACCGGTGCAGATCGGGCGGCTGTGGCAGCGGATGCACAAGTCGGGCTTCTACCGCGGCGGACCGATCCTGGGCTCGGCGGTCGCCGGCCTGGACCAGGCGCTGTGGGACGTGCTCGGCAAGGCCCTGGGGGTGCCGGTGCACGTGCTGCTCGGCGGTCCGGTGCGCGAGGTGTTGCCGTTGTACGCGCCCGCGAATGGGGCCGACGATGCCGCCCTGGCCGGCCGCGCGCAGGAGCTCATCGAGGCCGGCTACCGGATGGTGAAGACCGCACCGGAGGGCCCGCGCGACTTCCTCGAGACACCGGCGCGGCTACATGCCACGGTGCGCCGGTGGGAACAGCTCGCCGAGGTGATGGGACCGGATCGGACGTTCGCGATCGACTTTCATGGCCGGGTCAGTGCGGCGGACGCGCGGGTGCTGCTGGCCGAGCTGGAGCCGTTGCGGCCGGCGTTCGTGGAGGAGCCGCTGCCACCGGAGTTCCAAGGTGAGCTGAGTGCGCTCACGGCAGGCACCACGGTGCCGATCGCCACCGGGGAGCGACTCTACGACCGGTGGGAGGTGGCCGGTGTGATCAACTCCGGTGTGCGGGTGCTGCAGCCGGATCTCTCGCACTGCTTCGGCATCTCAGAGGCAATGAGGATCGCCGCCGTCGCCTCGTTGCGCAATGTCGCTCTGGCCCCACACTGCGCCACTGGTCCTGTGGCCTTCGCCTCGTGTGCCCAACTCGGCTTCGCCGTCCAGGAGGTCATGGTGCAGGAGTGCCACCTGGAGCTGCACAACCCTGGTGCCGGGACCTTGGCCCGGTTCGTGGACCCGGCCTCGTTCACGTTTCGCGACGGCGCCCTGGTGCGGCCGAGCGCACCCGGTCTCGGTATCACCGTGGACGAGGATGCGGTTCGAGCCGCGGCTGCCGACCCGCAACGGCACCGGTCGCCGGTGTGGCAGCGCACGGACGGCAGCTACGCGGAATGGTGA
- a CDS encoding enolase C-terminal domain-like protein, whose protein sequence is MPDSPAPAFPTVLPPWQSSGDVRIAGVRCIVTAPEGMPVVVVRVDTTEPGLYGLGCATFTQRYAAVVEYVEQHLARLLMGRDPGDIEDIGRSAHLSAYWRNGPVANNALSGIDMALWDILGKQAGMPVYRLLGGRVRTAVPTYTHASGATIEETLAKAREFMGAGWQHVRLQVGQRGIGTYGAPGVAGGYPGAANPDGWSVTDYLARTPELFARARAELGEDVNLLHDVHSRLTPKQAVILARSLEPYRLFFLEDVLAPEYFDHLPEVRAASPVPIAVGELCTSLTEAARLVTGGGVDLIRCHISAIGGFTAARKLATLAEMHGVQTAWHSPADVSPIGAAANVAIDVTSPAFGIQECHVYPEAVHEIFPGTPRVEDGYLRPNEAPGWGIDIDEKAAAAFPPVLSRHDEWALGVRGTDGALFAP, encoded by the coding sequence ATGCCTGACAGCCCTGCCCCTGCCTTCCCGACCGTCCTGCCCCCCTGGCAGTCCTCCGGCGACGTCCGCATCGCCGGGGTGCGCTGCATCGTCACCGCACCGGAGGGGATGCCGGTCGTGGTGGTACGGGTGGACACCACTGAACCCGGTCTGTACGGGCTCGGCTGCGCCACCTTCACCCAGCGGTACGCCGCCGTCGTGGAGTACGTCGAGCAACACCTGGCTCGTCTGCTGATGGGTCGCGATCCGGGCGATATCGAAGACATCGGCCGCTCGGCACACCTGAGTGCGTACTGGCGAAACGGACCCGTGGCGAACAACGCCCTCTCCGGGATCGATATGGCCCTGTGGGACATCCTCGGCAAACAGGCCGGGATGCCGGTCTACCGGCTGCTCGGCGGCCGGGTCCGCACCGCCGTGCCCACCTACACGCACGCCTCCGGCGCCACGATCGAGGAAACACTGGCCAAAGCCCGCGAGTTCATGGGCGCCGGCTGGCAGCATGTGCGCCTCCAGGTGGGTCAGCGTGGCATCGGAACCTACGGCGCACCCGGCGTCGCAGGCGGCTACCCGGGAGCGGCCAACCCGGACGGCTGGTCGGTGACCGACTATCTCGCCCGCACCCCGGAGCTGTTCGCCCGCGCCCGGGCCGAACTGGGCGAGGACGTGAACCTGCTGCACGACGTCCACTCCCGGCTGACGCCGAAGCAGGCCGTCATCCTGGCCCGCTCGCTGGAGCCATACCGGTTGTTCTTCCTCGAGGACGTCCTCGCCCCGGAGTACTTCGACCATCTGCCCGAGGTGCGCGCCGCCTCACCGGTGCCGATCGCCGTCGGGGAGCTGTGCACGTCGCTCACTGAGGCGGCGCGTCTGGTGACCGGTGGCGGGGTGGATCTGATCCGCTGCCACATCAGCGCCATCGGCGGGTTCACGGCCGCCCGCAAGCTCGCCACACTCGCCGAGATGCACGGGGTGCAGACCGCCTGGCACTCCCCCGCCGACGTTTCCCCGATCGGTGCCGCGGCGAATGTGGCGATCGACGTGACGAGCCCGGCATTCGGAATTCAAGAGTGCCATGTCTACCCCGAGGCGGTGCACGAGATCTTCCCCGGAACCCCACGAGTGGAGGACGGCTACCTGCGACCGAACGAGGCGCCGGGATGGGGTATCGACATCGACGAGAAGGCTGCCGCCGCCTTCCCTCCTGTCCTCTCCCGCCACGATGAATGGGCGCTCGGGGTACGCGGGACCGACGGGGCACTGTTCGCGCCATGA